A single genomic interval of Aureliella helgolandensis harbors:
- a CDS encoding DUF429 domain-containing protein — MNKAYGGVDIGKHASFACRIDLEHLTISYPERSLGVNQILDWFTSNPVTGICIDGPPQPNQGRLAERLPQDTRYNTQRRVAEFALRIYGCYGTPDEVPDFDSNQGWMASSMHLFNSLKDHFDWNIDLGDGRGELSETHPTYAFKALLGCDEGNTHGDVTQWIVDPNNQLAPKRPRNAGGHAQRIELLNQSFDQLSFPLNETIQAWLEASIDHVDASLCALMALWKGEAMNGLMPVGDSAEGAIYIPTGIDIFNVTQPPDRGEGLPPVGRPPCQRAEGDELLPPNAIILRLGNNGPGGLTQEETIALTQEAVAEGDNWLPVGTGHSFNLCQNLQQIGHILYLAFGDTLRLRAVTSGCHRQAEPTLAYPGEFNPWPVNETYGWVEITEVTEVEVNHFQTRQSGNWKQGFSQRGGNLLFARVPQHGEEQR; from the coding sequence ATGAACAAAGCATACGGTGGCGTTGACATCGGTAAGCATGCCTCATTCGCTTGCCGCATTGACTTGGAACATCTCACCATCAGCTACCCGGAACGATCCCTGGGCGTGAACCAAATATTGGATTGGTTTACTTCCAATCCTGTCACTGGAATCTGCATTGATGGACCACCGCAACCCAATCAAGGGCGACTGGCCGAACGACTTCCTCAAGATACGCGTTACAACACGCAGCGACGCGTGGCCGAATTCGCTTTGAGAATCTACGGCTGTTATGGAACCCCGGATGAGGTTCCTGACTTCGATTCAAATCAAGGTTGGATGGCAAGCTCCATGCACCTGTTTAACTCTCTGAAAGATCATTTCGATTGGAACATTGATCTGGGGGATGGTCGTGGAGAGCTGAGCGAGACGCACCCAACCTATGCTTTCAAAGCGCTGTTGGGATGCGACGAGGGGAATACTCATGGAGACGTTACACAATGGATTGTCGACCCAAATAACCAACTTGCCCCGAAACGCCCAAGAAATGCAGGAGGTCATGCACAGCGTATTGAGCTGCTCAATCAATCATTCGACCAGCTGAGTTTTCCATTGAATGAAACAATTCAGGCCTGGCTGGAGGCAAGTATCGACCATGTCGATGCGAGCTTGTGCGCATTGATGGCCCTCTGGAAAGGGGAGGCCATGAATGGACTGATGCCAGTTGGAGACTCTGCTGAGGGAGCCATCTACATTCCCACTGGTATCGATATTTTTAATGTGACTCAACCTCCTGACCGGGGTGAAGGATTACCGCCAGTTGGCCGACCTCCTTGCCAGCGCGCTGAAGGTGATGAACTGCTGCCACCAAACGCAATCATTTTACGACTCGGAAACAATGGTCCGGGAGGTCTGACCCAGGAGGAGACGATTGCCCTGACGCAGGAGGCTGTTGCAGAAGGTGACAACTGGCTACCCGTTGGTACCGGGCACAGTTTTAATCTCTGTCAGAATTTGCAGCAAATCGGACACATTCTCTATCTCGCGTTCGGAGACACCTTACGCTTGAGAGCCGTCACGAGCGGGTGTCATCGTCAAGCTGAGCCCACGTTGGCGTATCCTGGAGAATTTAATCCCTGGCCTGTCAACGAAACGTACGGCTGGGTGGAGATTACGGAAGTAACGGAAGTTGAAGTCAATCATTTCCAAACGCGACAAAGCGGAAACTGGAAACAAGGCTTTTCACAACGGGGTGGAAATCTCCTCTTCGCACGTGTTCCCCAACATGGTGAGGAACAGAGATAG